In one Acomys russatus chromosome 15, mAcoRus1.1, whole genome shotgun sequence genomic region, the following are encoded:
- the Tnfsf10 gene encoding tumor necrosis factor ligand superfamily member 10 — MDSTTTGSLKGPSFSQLFRMVMICTVLLQMLLQALSVAVTYVYFTSEIKQLQDKHSGSGIACFLTEDPDPTDKEILNRSCLQAKRQLHQLIEKVTWRTIEENFPAVQEKQLSAPLPPRVGRPQRVAAHITGIRRRSTSALIRISKDGKTLGQKIESWESSRKGHSFLNHVHLRNGELVIQEQGLYYIYSQTYFRFQEAEEMSQTVSKDRKRNKQLVQYIYKYTTYPDPIILMKSARNSCWSRDAEYGLYSIYQGGLFELKENDRIFVSVTNEHLIDLDQEASFFGAFLIN, encoded by the exons ATGGACAGCACCACCACTGGGAGCCTGAAGGGCCCCAGCTTCAGTCAGCTCTTCAGGATGGTGATGATCTGCACAGTGCTGCTGCAGATGCTCCTGCAGGCCCTGTCTGTGGCTGTGACTTACGTGTACTTCACCAGCGAGATAAAGCAG CTGCAGGACAAACACTCCGGAAGTGGAATAGCCTGCTTCTTGACGGAAGACCCTGACCCCACTGACAAAGAGATCCTGAACAGATCCTGCTTGCAAGCGAAGAGGCAGCTGCACCAGCTCATTGAAAAG GTGACTTGGAGAACCATTGAGGAAAACTTTCCGGCAGTTCAAG AAAAGCAGCTGAGTGCCCCCCTGCCACCCAGAGTTGGAAGGCCTCAGAGAGTGGCAGCTCACATTACCGGAATCAGGCGAAGAAGCACCTCAGCCCTGATTCGAA TCTCCAAGGACGGAAAGACCTTGGGTCAGAAGATAGAGAGCTGGGAGTCATCGAGGAAAGGGCATTCTTTCCTCAACCACGTGCACCTGAGGAACGGAGAGCTGGTCATCCAGGAGCAGGGCCTTTATTACATCTACTCCCAAACGTACTTCCGAtttcaggaggctgaagaaatgTCCCAGACTGTCtcaaaggacagaaagagaaacaaacagttggTGCAGTACATCTACAAATACACCACCTACCCAGACCCCATAATACTGATGAAGAGTGCCAGGAACAGTTGTTGGTCCAGAGACGCGGAGTACGGTCTCTACTCCATCTATCAAGGGGGACTGTTCGAGcttaaagaaaatgacagaatcTTTGTCTCCGTGACGAATGAGCATCTGATAGACCTGGACCAAGAAGCCAGTTTTTTTGGAGCCTTCT